From a region of the Armatimonadota bacterium genome:
- a CDS encoding NADP-dependent malic enzyme, translating to MTHPDPAPTVEELLAKARQPSADALRLHPFYRGKVETALKCRVQSFDDFAIWYTPGVAAPCRAIAENPDLVYEHTHKWNTVAVVSDGTRVLGLGDIGPKAGLPVMEGKALLYKYLGGVDAWPIVLDTKDPDKIIEVVLLIQPGFGGVNLEDIAQPKCFRILDTLRQRAEIPVWHDDQQGTATVILAGLLNALKVVGKSLPEVRITFVGCGAANVASARLIFAAGATPGRCLLVDSRGILHRGRQDVELRKAEFVDKWRFCQITNAEGRTGGIPEAMEGADVVIAMSRPGPGTILPEWVRHMAPGAVLFACANPVPEIWPWEATAAGVAVMATGRSDFPNQVNNSLGFPGIFRGALDVRARTITDGMCMAAAEALAGMAAEKGLSPDYILPTMEEWEVFPREAAAVAVRAVEDGVARKALTYQEELAQAEGLIRRAREQTRVMMAEGLIPSAA from the coding sequence ATGACCCACCCGGATCCTGCCCCTACCGTGGAAGAACTGCTGGCCAAGGCACGGCAGCCGTCGGCCGACGCCCTGCGGCTGCATCCCTTCTACCGCGGCAAGGTCGAGACCGCCCTGAAGTGCCGCGTGCAGAGCTTTGACGACTTTGCCATCTGGTACACGCCCGGTGTGGCCGCGCCCTGCCGGGCCATCGCGGAGAACCCCGACCTGGTCTACGAGCACACGCATAAGTGGAACACCGTGGCCGTGGTCTCGGACGGCACGCGCGTGCTCGGCCTGGGGGACATCGGCCCCAAGGCCGGCCTGCCGGTGATGGAGGGTAAAGCTCTGCTCTACAAGTACCTGGGCGGCGTGGACGCCTGGCCCATCGTCCTGGACACCAAGGACCCCGATAAGATCATCGAGGTGGTGCTCCTCATCCAGCCCGGCTTCGGCGGGGTAAACCTGGAGGACATCGCCCAGCCCAAGTGCTTCCGCATCCTGGACACGCTGCGGCAGCGGGCGGAAATCCCGGTGTGGCATGACGACCAGCAGGGCACCGCCACCGTGATCCTGGCCGGCCTGCTCAACGCGCTGAAGGTGGTGGGCAAGAGTCTGCCCGAGGTGCGCATCACCTTCGTCGGCTGCGGCGCGGCCAACGTGGCTTCCGCCCGCCTGATCTTCGCCGCGGGCGCCACTCCCGGCCGCTGCCTGCTGGTGGACAGCCGGGGCATCCTGCACCGCGGGCGGCAGGACGTGGAACTGCGTAAGGCGGAGTTCGTGGACAAGTGGCGCTTCTGTCAGATCACCAACGCGGAGGGGCGCACCGGTGGCATCCCCGAAGCCATGGAGGGCGCCGACGTGGTCATCGCCATGTCCAGGCCTGGCCCGGGGACCATCCTCCCGGAGTGGGTCCGTCACATGGCCCCCGGCGCCGTACTCTTCGCCTGCGCCAACCCGGTGCCGGAGATCTGGCCCTGGGAGGCGACCGCCGCCGGCGTGGCCGTGATGGCCACGGGGCGGTCGGACTTCCCCAACCAGGTGAACAACTCCCTGGGCTTCCCCGGCATCTTTCGGGGAGCGCTGGACGTGCGGGCGCGCACCATCACCGACGGAATGTGCATGGCGGCGGCGGAGGCGCTGGCGGGCATGGCCGCGGAGAAGGGCCTCTCACCCGACTACATCCTGCCCACCATGGAGGAGTGGGAGGTCTTCCCCCGCGAGGCCGCGGCGGTGGCGGTCCGCGCGGTGGAGGATGGGGTGGCCCGCAAGGCCCTGACGTACCAGGAGGAGTTAGCCCAGGCTGAAGGGCTGATCCGTCGCGCCCGGGAGCAGACGCGGGTGATGATGGCCGAGGGGTTGATCCCCTCCGCCGCCTGA
- a CDS encoding NAD(P)/FAD-dependent oxidoreductase: MYDLIVIGGGPAGLTATVYALRKRLNVLLLTRDLGGKTNYRLQLPFVEHHLVITGEETVSRFANEIQYVEFARVFTRVERVEQIPGGYRVHTQAGASHEARALIIATGALGRLLNVPGEREFMMRGLCYSAVSYAPLFIEREVAVIGDSALALRSTAELARTARRVTLIAPTRGELDSPLGARVLAATNVEVLHGFRVEQFVGDQYARAVVLARDGERREVQADGFFVELELVPQSELVAHLVERDAAGRIRVDSRNRTSAPGIFAAGDVTDVFAEQVLIAVGEGAKAALAAYEYLLTQ, from the coding sequence ATGTACGATCTGATCGTCATCGGCGGCGGACCGGCCGGCCTGACGGCCACCGTCTACGCGCTGCGCAAGCGGCTGAACGTCCTGCTGCTGACCCGGGACCTGGGGGGCAAGACCAACTACCGGCTCCAGCTCCCCTTCGTGGAGCACCACCTGGTGATCACCGGAGAGGAGACGGTGAGCCGCTTTGCCAACGAGATACAGTACGTGGAGTTCGCGCGGGTCTTCACCCGGGTGGAGCGCGTGGAGCAGATCCCCGGAGGGTACCGGGTGCACACCCAGGCCGGGGCCTCCCACGAGGCCCGGGCGCTGATCATTGCCACCGGAGCCCTGGGCCGGCTGCTCAACGTCCCCGGGGAGCGCGAGTTCATGATGCGCGGCCTGTGCTACAGCGCGGTCTCCTATGCTCCTCTGTTCATCGAGCGGGAGGTGGCGGTCATCGGCGACAGCGCCCTGGCTCTGCGCTCCACGGCGGAGCTGGCGCGCACCGCCCGTCGCGTCACCCTCATCGCCCCCACCCGGGGAGAGCTGGACTCGCCCCTGGGGGCGCGGGTACTGGCCGCGACCAACGTGGAGGTGCTGCACGGGTTCCGGGTGGAGCAGTTCGTGGGGGACCAGTACGCGCGCGCCGTGGTGCTGGCCCGCGACGGGGAGCGGCGCGAGGTCCAGGCGGACGGTTTCTTCGTGGAGCTGGAACTGGTACCACAGTCGGAGCTGGTGGCCCACCTGGTGGAGCGCGACGCCGCGGGGCGCATCCGGGTGGACAGCCGCAACCGCACTTCTGCCCCGGGCATCTTCGCCGCCGGTGACGTCACCGATGTCTTCGCCGAGCAGGTGTTGATCGCCGTCGGAGAGGGAGCCAAGGCTGCGCTGGCGGCCTATGAGTACCTGCTGACCCAGTGA
- a CDS encoding NAD(P)-dependent oxidoreductase, which produces MPRLEKRERLKLPHVPVPRRPPQDRITDFREVGLTYTPEQAAAEAARCLECGKAPCEAACPLHNRIRGWLALAMDGRFVEAAHLSRSTNPMPEICGRICPQDRLCEGACTIGVKREPVAIGAIEKFINEYAIAREGLPLPDVAPATGLRVGVVGAGPAGLACAQELACRGHHVTVYERQPLPGGLLRYGIPGFKLEKHVVDRRIRYLERLGVQFVTGTRVGDDIALEEMRTYFHAVYIASGATTPKRPALPGSDLPGVEDALPFLARNAMDDLDPADRDDLRGQRVVVLGGGDTAMDCLRVARRLGAAEVVCLYRRDEANMPGSRREVQAARDEGVVFRWLSAPVRFLADGGRLRGIECVRMELGEPDEEGRRRPVPVEGSTFQVPADLAILAFGFDGSPLPAADGPALRGDGTYVVDEDGATTVPGVFAGGDAVRGPDLVATALRDGRRAAAAIDRYLHRRLTHPRDAAPV; this is translated from the coding sequence ATGCCGCGACTGGAGAAGAGGGAACGGCTGAAACTGCCGCACGTTCCGGTTCCCAGGCGCCCGCCGCAGGATCGAATCACCGACTTCCGGGAGGTAGGACTCACCTACACCCCCGAGCAGGCAGCCGCCGAAGCCGCGCGCTGCCTGGAGTGCGGCAAGGCGCCCTGCGAGGCGGCCTGCCCCCTGCACAACCGCATCCGCGGCTGGCTGGCCCTGGCCATGGACGGTCGGTTTGTGGAAGCGGCCCACCTCTCCCGCAGCACCAACCCCATGCCGGAGATCTGCGGCCGCATCTGCCCGCAGGACCGGCTCTGCGAGGGCGCCTGCACCATCGGGGTAAAGCGGGAGCCGGTGGCCATCGGCGCCATCGAGAAGTTCATCAACGAGTACGCCATCGCCCGGGAGGGGCTGCCCCTGCCCGACGTGGCGCCGGCCACGGGCCTGCGGGTGGGGGTGGTGGGTGCCGGTCCCGCCGGCCTGGCCTGCGCCCAGGAGCTGGCCTGCCGCGGCCACCACGTCACGGTCTACGAGCGCCAGCCTCTCCCCGGCGGACTCTTGCGCTACGGCATCCCCGGCTTCAAGCTGGAGAAGCATGTGGTCGACCGGCGGATCCGCTACCTGGAGCGTCTGGGCGTCCAGTTCGTCACCGGCACGCGGGTGGGAGACGACATCGCCCTGGAGGAGATGCGGACGTACTTCCACGCCGTCTACATCGCCAGCGGTGCCACCACACCCAAACGCCCCGCCCTCCCCGGCAGTGACCTGCCCGGCGTGGAGGACGCGCTGCCCTTCCTGGCCCGCAACGCCATGGACGATCTGGACCCGGCGGACCGTGACGACCTGCGCGGGCAGCGGGTGGTGGTCCTGGGCGGCGGCGACACGGCCATGGACTGCCTGCGGGTGGCCCGGCGGCTGGGTGCGGCCGAGGTGGTCTGCCTCTACCGCCGGGACGAGGCCAACATGCCGGGCAGCCGGCGGGAGGTGCAGGCGGCCAGGGACGAGGGGGTGGTCTTCCGCTGGCTCAGTGCGCCTGTGCGCTTCCTGGCGGACGGAGGGCGGCTGCGCGGCATAGAATGTGTCCGCATGGAGCTGGGCGAGCCCGACGAGGAGGGCCGGCGACGGCCGGTGCCGGTGGAGGGGAGCACGTTCCAGGTGCCGGCCGACCTGGCTATCCTGGCCTTTGGCTTCGACGGCAGCCCCCTCCCGGCGGCGGATGGGCCAGCCCTGCGCGGGGACGGGACCTACGTGGTGGACGAGGACGGCGCCACCACCGTGCCCGGTGTCTTCGCCGGCGGCGATGCCGTGCGCGGTCCCGACCTGGTGGCGACAGCGCTGCGCGACGGGCGGCGCGCCGCTGCGGCCATCGATCGCTATCTGCACCGGCGGCTCACTCACCCGCGAGACGCCGCGCCGGTGTAA
- a CDS encoding Glu/Leu/Phe/Val dehydrogenase: MSAKIAAPIVREDPWEMALRQFNHAADYLTLKRGIREFLAYPKRELTVNFPVKMDDGSVRIFTGYRVHHSTVLGPTKGGIRYHPEVTLNEVRALAMWMTWKCSVAGLPYGGGKGGVVVNPKALSTEELERLTRRYATEISVLMSPEGDIPAPDVGTNPQTMAWIMDTYSMHHGYSIPAVVTGKPISIGGSQGRLEATGRGVTIAAREAARHVGLPLQGARVVVTGYGNVSSVAAYLLADQGCAIVGASDSRGGIYSPRGFDPRALLRHKAETGSVVDFPGTEQVPIEEVVTLPCDILVPGALEGEITAKNAAQIKARIICEGANGPTTPDADEILEKKGILVVPDILANSGGVIVSYFEWVQGLQQFFWTEEEVNANLERTMVRSFAQVLKTSQEKKTNLRTAALVRAIERVAEALMVRGIYP; encoded by the coding sequence ATGAGCGCCAAGATCGCAGCCCCCATCGTGCGAGAAGATCCCTGGGAGATGGCGTTACGCCAGTTCAACCATGCCGCGGACTACCTGACGCTGAAGCGGGGCATCCGCGAGTTCCTCGCCTACCCCAAGCGGGAGCTGACGGTGAACTTCCCGGTGAAGATGGACGATGGGTCGGTGCGGATCTTCACCGGCTACCGGGTGCACCACAGCACTGTTCTGGGCCCCACCAAGGGCGGAATCCGTTACCACCCTGAGGTCACCCTGAACGAGGTGCGCGCCCTGGCCATGTGGATGACCTGGAAGTGCTCCGTGGCCGGCCTGCCCTACGGGGGGGGCAAGGGCGGCGTGGTGGTCAACCCCAAGGCGCTCTCCACCGAGGAGCTGGAGCGCCTCACCCGTCGCTACGCCACGGAGATCAGCGTCCTGATGAGCCCCGAGGGCGACATCCCCGCACCGGACGTGGGCACCAACCCCCAGACCATGGCCTGGATCATGGACACCTACAGCATGCACCACGGCTACTCCATCCCCGCCGTGGTCACCGGCAAGCCCATCTCCATCGGCGGCTCCCAGGGGCGCCTGGAGGCCACAGGGCGCGGCGTGACGATCGCCGCGCGTGAGGCCGCCCGGCACGTGGGGCTGCCGCTGCAAGGGGCCAGGGTCGTAGTCACCGGCTACGGCAACGTCAGCTCGGTGGCCGCCTACCTCCTGGCAGACCAGGGGTGCGCCATCGTGGGCGCCAGCGATTCCCGCGGAGGCATCTACAGCCCCAGGGGATTCGACCCTCGGGCATTGCTCAGGCACAAGGCGGAAACTGGCTCGGTGGTGGACTTCCCGGGCACGGAGCAGGTGCCCATCGAGGAGGTGGTCACCCTTCCCTGCGACATCCTGGTGCCCGGCGCGCTGGAGGGGGAGATCACCGCGAAGAACGCGGCCCAGATCAAAGCCCGGATCATCTGCGAAGGGGCCAACGGCCCCACCACGCCCGACGCCGACGAGATCCTGGAGAAGAAGGGGATCCTGGTCGTCCCGGACATCCTGGCCAACAGCGGCGGGGTGATCGTCTCCTATTTCGAGTGGGTGCAGGGACTGCAGCAGTTCTTCTGGACGGAGGAGGAGGTCAACGCCAACCTGGAGCGCACCATGGTGCGCAGCTTCGCCCAGGTGCTCAAGACAAGCCAGGAGAAGAAGACCAACCTGCGCACCGCCGCCCTGGTCCGGGCCATCGAGCGCGTGGCCGAGGCGCTGATGGTCCGCGGCATCTACCCGTAG
- a CDS encoding aconitate hydratase, producing MSGSVSEKIIQAHLVEGELTPGREIALRVDQTLLQDATGTMAALEFEAMGVERVRTWPAVVYVDHNMLQVGFENADDHRFLRTFAARYGLLYSRPGNGICHQVHLQRFAVPGRVLLGADSHTTAAGALGMLAIGAGGLDVALAMAGEPYRLVMPVVVQVRLTGRLGPWVSGKDVILELLRRLSVKGGVGKIFEFCGQGLEHLDVYQRAAIANMIAELGATAAVFPSDAQTYRFLCAQRREGDWAPLEPDLDAVYQETIELDLGALEPLVAQPSSPDAVVPVSAVAGTPVAQVCIGSCQNSSYRDLRVTAEVLRGKTVHPAVSLTVTPGSLQVYQMAATDGTLAELARAGARILELACGPCIGMGQAPPSGAVSVRTFNRNFPGRSGTAQDRVFLASPEVAAAAALTGELTDPRRLGPPPQVREPEVYPVDDRQILRPPAEGQTVEIERGPNIKPVPIPEPLPASLRGPVLLKVGDNITTDHILPAGARVLPLRSNIPAISEFTFHRIDPDFPARAQAAREAGGGFVVGGSNYGQGSSREHAAIAPMYLGLKAVIAKSFARIHRSNLINFGILPLEFAREEDYARVQQGEMWEIPDVRARLARQDPLVLRHAATGEEIPLRTAFTPREVEILLGGGVLRMMRDKHPAPAA from the coding sequence TCTGTCAGCGAGAAAATTATCCAGGCGCACCTGGTGGAAGGTGAACTCACGCCGGGGAGGGAGATCGCCCTGCGCGTGGACCAGACGCTGCTGCAGGATGCCACCGGCACCATGGCCGCCCTGGAGTTTGAGGCTATGGGCGTGGAGCGGGTACGCACCTGGCCCGCGGTGGTATACGTGGACCACAACATGCTGCAGGTCGGCTTCGAGAACGCCGACGACCACCGCTTCCTCCGCACCTTCGCCGCGCGCTACGGGCTGCTCTACAGCCGGCCGGGCAACGGGATCTGCCACCAGGTGCACCTGCAGCGGTTCGCCGTCCCCGGGCGGGTCCTGCTGGGGGCGGACAGCCACACCACCGCGGCCGGGGCGCTGGGGATGCTGGCCATTGGCGCGGGAGGCCTGGACGTGGCCCTGGCCATGGCTGGCGAGCCTTACCGGCTGGTCATGCCGGTGGTAGTCCAGGTGCGGCTGACCGGTCGTCTGGGGCCGTGGGTCTCCGGCAAGGACGTGATCCTGGAATTGCTGCGCCGCCTCTCGGTGAAGGGCGGTGTGGGGAAGATATTCGAGTTTTGCGGCCAGGGGCTGGAGCACCTGGACGTTTACCAGCGCGCCGCCATCGCCAACATGATCGCCGAGCTGGGCGCCACCGCCGCCGTCTTTCCCAGCGACGCTCAGACCTACCGCTTTCTCTGTGCTCAGCGCCGCGAGGGCGACTGGGCTCCCCTGGAGCCGGACCTGGACGCCGTCTACCAGGAGACGATCGAGCTGGACCTGGGGGCGCTGGAGCCGCTGGTGGCGCAGCCCTCCAGCCCGGACGCGGTGGTGCCCGTCTCCGCGGTGGCGGGGACGCCGGTGGCCCAGGTGTGCATCGGGTCCTGCCAGAACAGCAGCTACCGCGACCTGCGGGTCACCGCGGAAGTCCTGCGGGGCAAGACCGTCCACCCGGCGGTGAGCCTGACGGTGACGCCGGGCTCCCTGCAGGTCTACCAGATGGCTGCCACCGACGGCACGCTGGCGGAGCTCGCCCGCGCCGGCGCCCGGATCCTGGAGCTGGCCTGCGGGCCGTGCATCGGCATGGGGCAGGCGCCGCCCAGCGGGGCCGTCTCCGTGCGCACCTTCAACCGGAACTTCCCCGGGCGCAGCGGCACAGCCCAGGACCGGGTCTTCCTGGCCAGCCCTGAGGTGGCCGCCGCTGCGGCGCTGACCGGGGAGCTCACCGACCCCCGCCGCCTGGGCCCTCCGCCGCAGGTGCGAGAGCCCGAGGTGTACCCGGTGGACGACCGGCAGATCCTGCGGCCGCCGGCGGAAGGGCAGACGGTGGAGATCGAGCGGGGTCCCAACATCAAGCCCGTGCCCATCCCCGAGCCCCTGCCTGCCTCCCTGCGCGGCCCGGTGCTGCTCAAGGTGGGGGACAACATCACCACCGACCACATCCTTCCTGCGGGAGCACGCGTGTTGCCCCTGCGCTCCAACATCCCGGCGATCAGCGAGTTCACCTTCCACCGCATCGATCCCGACTTCCCGGCGCGGGCTCAGGCGGCACGGGAGGCCGGCGGTGGCTTCGTGGTCGGGGGCAGCAACTACGGACAGGGGAGCAGCCGCGAGCACGCCGCCATCGCGCCCATGTACCTAGGCCTGAAAGCGGTCATCGCCAAGAGCTTCGCCCGCATCCATCGCAGCAACCTGATTAACTTCGGCATCCTGCCGCTGGAATTTGCCCGGGAGGAAGACTACGCGAGGGTGCAGCAGGGGGAGATGTGGGAGATCCCCGACGTGCGGGCGCGCCTGGCCCGCCAAGACCCCCTGGTGCTGCGCCATGCGGCTACCGGAGAGGAGATCCCGCTGCGCACTGCCTTCACCCCGCGGGAAGTGGAGATCCTGCTGGGGGGCGGAGTGCTGCGGATGATGCGGGATAAACATCCCGCACCGGCGGCCTGA